Below is a window of Streptomyces sp. NBC_00223 DNA.
CGCCGGTCCGCCCTGCCCGTCCGCCGGAAAACCCGCACTCTTTTCTCCTGGGGGAGACGTTGACTGTCACCGTGTCTTCGCTTCCCGCTACGGGCATCGCCCCGGAGCGGTTCAAAAAGGTATTCCGCAACTACCCGGCCGGGGTGGTCGTCGTGACCGTGGACGCCGGCCGCGGACCGGCCGGCTTCACCGCCACCTCGCTCACCTCGCTCTCCCTGACGCCGCCGCTGGTGTCCTTCGGGATCGCCGTCACCGCGTCGTCCTGGCCGCATGTCGAGCAGGCCGGCGGCGCGGTGGTGAACTTCCTCGGCGCCGAGCAGGAGGACGTGGCCAGGCGCTTCGCCACCAGCGGGATCGACCGCTTCGCCGCGCCGACCCGGTGGCGCAGGCTGCCGCAGGGCGAGCCCGTGCTCGACGGCGTCACCGGCTGGCTGCGGGTCGGCTTCGAGCAGATCGTCCCGGCCGGCGACCACCGCATCGTGGTCGCCCGGGTCGAGGACTCCTGGCTCGACGACGGCCGCAGCCCGCTGCTCTTCCACGACGGCACCTATCACTCCCTCTGACCCGCGCCGACCCGCGCCGGACACCTACTCACCTGGAATTCACCATGGCCACCGGTTCATCGTCCGAACTCCTTCGCCGCAGATCCTTTCTCGCGTTCACCGGAGGCGCCGTACTCTCCCTCGCCGCCTGCGCACGGCACACGGGCACGGGGGCGGACACCGTACCCACGCGAGCGCTTCCCTCGGGTGCGCCGCCGCCCGGTACCAAGCTCGCGATATCCATTCACACCTCGAAACTCCAGCTCGCCGGCTCCGGGCTGGACAGGAAACTGCCCTTCACCGTCTCCAGCTGGCCGAATCTGACCGCAGGACCCGATGTGATCCAGGGATTCCGCGCGCATTCCATCGATCTGGCCAGCAATGCCGGAGTTCCGCCGATCCAGGCGCAGGCCATTGACGTGGGCGCCCGTATCGTGGCCGTGCAGTCGCGCAATCACCCGATCTACAGCTTCGCCACCGCGCCGGGCACTTCCATCACCTCGGCCGACGATTTCCGGGGCAAGAAGATCGCCTTCTCGCAAGGGCAGGCGCAGGGTGTGGTCGTACTGCGGGCGCTGAAGGAGGCCGGGCTGAAGAACTCCGACGTCCAGCTGGTGGCGCTGCCCAGCACCCAGTTCCTGACCGCCCTTCAGTCCCGGCAGGTCGATGTGGCGCCGCTCGGCGAGCCGTCGCTCACCAAGTACCTGAGCCAGTACGGCAAGGACGGCGCGGTCGGGGTGAAGACCGATGTGGTGGACCTGCTGTCCATCCTGTGGGCGCCGATCGAGGTGATCGAGGACGAGGCGAAGGCCGCCGCGATCCGCAGCTTCATCCCGCTGTGGGCCCAGGGCGTGGTGTGGGCGTGGGAGCACTCCGACGAGTGGATCCAGTCGTACTACGTCAAGGACCAGGGCGTCACCGCCGAGGACGGCAAGCGCATCGTGGCCTCGCTGTCGCAGCCGCAGTTCCCGGTCAGCTGGGACAAGGCCATCGCCTGGGAGCAGGAGACCGCCGATCTGATGGCGGAGGGCGGCTTCGTGAAGAAGGTCAAGGCCGAGGAGCTGTTCGACCGCCGCTTCGAGGGGCTGGCCGCGCGGGCCGTGGCGGAGAAGTACCGGGTGGCGTCATGACCGAGGCCCTGTCGGACGTCCGCCCCGGGGAACCGCGGACCGCCGCCAACCCCGCCGACCCTGCCGCCACCTCGCCCGCCACGACCGTACGGTCCTTCGGACGCGCCAAGCCGGTTGCGGCGGCCCCCGCACCCGCCGCCGTACCCGCCGCGGCGCCGTCGGCCCGGCCGCTCGCCCCCGCCCGGGGCACCCGGCGGAGGCTCGGCCCCGGCCGGGCGATCCCCTTCGCGCGGCTGCTCGGCCCGGTGCTGGTCGTCGTGGTCTGGTGGGCGGCCTCCGCACTCCAGTACCTCGACCCGCGCATCCTGTCGGGACCCGGCGCGGTCGCGTCCACCGCGCTCGACCTGATCCGCAGCGGCCGGCTCCAGGACAACGTACTGATCTCCCTGCAACGCGCGGGTCTCGGCCTGCTGTTCGGGGTGGTCGCCGGGGTGGTGCTCGCGGTCGCCGCCGGGCTCAGCCGGGTCGGCGAGTACCTGCTGGACGGCACCCTCCAGGTCAAGCGGGCCATTCCCTCGCTCGCCCTGCTGCCGCTGCTCATCCTGTGGCTGGGCATCGGCGAGCAGATGAAGGTCACCCTCATCGCGCTCGGGGTCGCCGTCACCGTCTACATCAACACCTACGCCTCGCTCACCGGCATCGACAGCAGATATGTGGAGCTGGCCGAGAGCCTGGACCTGAGCCGCTGGCAGTTCATCCGCAAGGTGGTCGCGCCCGGCGCGCTGCCCGGCTTCTTCGTCGGGCTGCGGCTCGGCGTCACCTCGTCCTGGCTCGGCCTGGTCGTGGTCGAGCAGATCAACGCCACCAGGGGCATCGGTTACATGATGTTCCAGGCCCAGCTCTACGCCCAGTCCGATGTGATCATCGTCGGCCTCGTGATCTACGGGATCTTCGGCTTCGCCTCCGACGCGGCGGTGCGGGCGGTCGAAAGGAGGGTGCTGTCATGGCGACGCACACTGGCGGGCTGACCGCCCCACACCCCCGTACGGACGGCCCGCCGGACACGGCGGCCCCGCGAGGTCCCCGTGGCACGGACACCGTGGACGCCGCCGTGCGCACCACCCGGCTGGTCCGCAGCTTCGGCGACCGGGACGTGCTCAAGGAGCTCGATCTGACCATCGGCCGGGGCGAGTTCACCGCCCTGCTGGGCCGCTCGGGCTCGGGCAAGTCCACCCTGCTGAGGGCCGTCGCCCGGCTGGATCACGGTGTGGCGGGCTCCGGCGGACTCACCGTGCCCGAACGGGTGTCGCTGTCCTTCCAGGACTCCCGGCTGCTGCCCTGGATGCGGGTGCTGGACAACGTGGTGCTCGGAGTGCGCGGCCCCGACGCCCGCGCACGCGGCGGCACCGCGCTCGCCGAAGTCGGCCTCGCCGGCCGGGAACGCTCCTGGCCGCACGAGCTGTCCGGCGGCGAGCAGCAGCGCGCCGCGCTGGCCCGCGCCCTGGTCCGCGACCCCGAACTCCTGCTCGCCGACGAGCCGTTCGGCGCGCTCGACGCGCTCACCCGGATCAAGATGCACGACCTGCTGCGGGAGTTGTACGAGCGGCACCGCCCCGCCGTCATGCTGGTCACCCACGACGTCGACGAGGCTGTGGAACTCGCCGACCGGGTACTGGTATTGGAGGACGGCCGGATCGCGGTGGACCTGGCCGTCGATCTGCCGACCCCCAGAAGCCGACGTGATCCCCGGTTCCAGGAGTACCGCGACACGCTGCTCGCCGCGCTCGGCGTGACGGAACCGGACCCGGCCGCCCGCGCGACGGCCGCCGCCGTACCCGCTGACCCGACGGCCCCCGTACCGACCGCTTCCGTACCGTCCGCCGACGTACCGGCCGCCGCCCCCGTATCCGCCGATCCCGCGCGCTCTCACGAGGAGAAGAACCCCCATGACCCGCAGGACTGACCGCAAGCCGCTGCATCTGAACGCGTTCCTGATGTCGGTCGGGCACCACGAGGCCGCCTGGCGGCTGCCGGAGAGCCCCGCCTCGGGCGGCACCGACCTGGAGCACTACAAGAACCTCGCCAGGATCGCGGAGCGCGGCAAGCTGGACTCGCTCTTCCTCGCCGACAGCCCCGTGCTCCAGGGCGACCCCGGCCGGCGGCCGGTCAGCAAGCTGGAACCGACCGTGCTGCTCACCGCGCTGGCCGGGGTGACCAGCCGGATCGGTCTGATCGCGACCGCGTCCACCAGCTACAACGAGCCGTACAACCTGGCCCGGCGGTTCGCCTCCGTCGACCATGTCTCCGGCGGGCGGGCCGGGTGGAACATCGTCACGACCGCGGGCGCCGACGCGGCCCGCAACTTCGGCCTCGACGACACCCCGCTGCACCGCGAACGCTATCTGCGGGCGGCCGAGTTCGTGGACGTGGCCACCAAGCTGTGGGACAGCTGGGCCGACGACGCGATCGTCGCCGACAAGGAGGCCGGGGTGCACGCGCTGGCCGAGCGGGTACGGAAGTTCGGTCACAAGGGCGACTTCTTCCGGGTGGACGGCCCGCTCAACGTCCAGCGCTCGCCGCAGGGTTACCCGCTGCTCGTCCAGGCCGGGTCGAGCGAGGACGGCAAGGACTTCGCCGCGCGCTACGCCGAGGCGGTCTTCACCGCGCAGCAGACCCTGGAGGAGGCCGTCGCCTTCTACAAGGACGTCAAGCAGCGCGTGACCGGCTTCGGCCGCGACCCCGAGGGCATCAAGATCCTGCCCGGCATCGTGCCCGTCATCGGGGACACCGAGGCCGAGGCGCACGCGCTCGACGACGAGCTGAACCGGCTGATCCGCCCCGAGTTCGCCAAGCGGCAGCTCGCCCAGCGGCTCAGGATCGCGCCCGACGACCTCGACCTCGACGCCGAACTGCCCCTGGACATACCCACCGAGGATGAGATCGAGGGCGCCAAGAGCCGCTACACGCTCGTCGTGGAGCTGGCCAGGCGGGAACGGCTGACGGTACGTCAGTTGATCGGCCGGCTCGGCGGCGGACGCGGCCACCGCACCTTCGCGGGCACGGCCGAGCAGGTCGCCGACACCATCGAGCACTGGTACGGCCAGGGCGCGGCGGACGGCTTCAACATCATGCCCGCCGTACTGCCCTCCGGCCTTGAGCTCTTCGTGGACCGGGTCGTCCCGATCCTCCAGGAGCGCGGGCTGTTCCGCACCGAATACACCGGGACGACGCTGCGCGAGCACTACGGTCTGCCGCGCCCGGTCAACCGCCTCTTCGACACCGTGGACACCTCCGTCGGCCACCTCGGCATCGATCTGGCGGGGGTCCGGTGACGGACTGTCCGACGCCACCGGCGGGGACCCTGACGGAGCCCGCCGCCCAGGCGGCACCGCACGCGGCCGGCCAGGACCGCCCGGCCGGCTGGGTGCGGCGGCTCGGCGGCTACTGCCTGCGCCACCGCGAGGACCTGCTGTACGCCTTCGGCGCGGCCGTCGCCGTCGCGATCGCCACCGCCACCCTGCCGCTGGTGCTGCGGCACGTGGTGGACGCGGTCGCCGGCGGCCGCACCGGCTCGCTCACCTCCTGGACGCTGCTGCTGGCCGGGCTCGGCGCCGTACGCTTCGCCGCCGGGTTCACCCGCCGCTACCGCTCCGGACGGCTGTCGCTCGGGGTGCAGTACGACCTGCGCAACGACGCCTTCGCCGCCCTGCTGCGGCTCGGCGGCGCCCAGCAGGACGATCTGCGCACCGGGCAGATCGTCAGCCGTTCCATCTCCGACATCACGCTCATCCAGACGCTGTTGCAGTTTCTGCCCAACATGACCGGAAATGCCCTGATGTTTCTGGTCTCGCTGGTCTTCATGGCGGTGCTCTCCCCACTGCTCACGCTGGTGGCGCTGGTCGTCGGGCCGTTGCTGTGGCTGATCGCGCTGCGCAGCCGCCGCGATCTGTTCCCCGCCAACTGGCACGCCCAGCAGGAGGCCGCGGAGGTGGCCTCGGCCGTCGAGGCCACCGTCACGGGCGTACGGGTGGTCAAGGGCTTCGGCCAGGAGGAACGCGAACTGGCCGGTCTTGAGCGGCGCGCCCGTACGCTCTTCTCCTCCCGGCTGCGGGTGGTCCGCTACACCAGCCGCTACAACCCCGCCCTCCAGGCGGTCCCCGCGCTCGGCCAGGTCGCGGTGCTGGCCTTCGGCGGCTGGCTCGCGCTGCACGGCCGGATCTCGCTGGGCACCTTCCTGGCGTTCACCACGTATCTCGGCTCCTTCGTCACCCCGGTCCGCCAGGTCGCCACCCTGCTCACCGTCTGGCAGCAGGCCAGGGCCGGGACCGAACGCGTCCTGGAGGTCATCGACGAGGCCCCCGTCATCGCCGACGCGCCCGGCGCCCGCGAACTGCCCGACCTGCCGCCGGCCCTGTCCTGGCAGGACGTCACCTTCGGCTACGGCGACGGACGGCCGCTGCTCAGCGGCTTCAGCCTGGACATCGCGGCGGGCGAGACCGTCGCCCTGATCGGGCCGGCCGGGTCGGGCAAGTCCACCGCCGCCGCGCTGCTGCCGCGCTTCTACGACGTGCCGGCCGGCGCCGTGCGCGTCGGCGGCACCGACGTCCGCGACCTCACCCTGGCCTCGCTGCGCTCGCGTATCGGCTACGTCTTCGAGGAGAGCCTGCTGCTCTCCGACACCGTGCGGGCCAACATCGCCTACGGCGACCCCGACGCGAGCGAGGAACGGATCAGGGAGGCGGCCAGGATCGCCCGCGCCGACGAGTTCGTCGAACGGCTGCCGCAGGGCTACGACACGGTCGTCGGCGAGCAGGGCCTGACCCTGTCCGGCGGCCAGCGGCAGCGCGTCGCGCTGGCCCGCGCGCTGCTGGTCGACCCCGCCGTGCTCGTGCTGGACGACGCCACGTCCGCGATCGACGCGCGGGTGGAGTCAGAGATCCACGTGGCGCTGTGGGAGGCCACCCGGCGGCCCACCACGCTGATCGTCGCGCACCGCAGATCCACCCTCGAACTCGCCGACCGGATCGCGCTCCTGGACGGGGGCCGGGTCGTGGACACCGGCACGATGGACGAACTGCGGTCCCGTTCCCCGCTGTTCCGCTCGCTGCTGTCCGCGGTGGACCCGGCAGACCAAGCGGCCCCGGTGAACACCGTAGACCCGGCGCACACAGCAGACCCGGCGCACACAGCGGCCCCGGTGAACACAGCAGACCCGGCGAACACAGCCGATGTCGTGGACGCCACGGACCCGGACTCCGCGCACCCGCCCGCCGGCGTACCCGCCCCCGACGACGACCTCGCCGTGCCCGCCGTCACCGCCCATCTGTGGCGCCGCCCCGACACCCATGTCGCCGCCCGGCAGGAAGGCGCCGCCCTCAAGGCCGCCGAGGCGATCGCCGTCGCCGCGGCCACCGCCGGCCGGGGACGCGGCGGCCCGGGCGCCGGAGTGCTCGGATCGGCCCCGCCCACCCCCGAGTTGATCGCCAAACTGGCCGAACTCCCGCTGCGGGAGGCCGATCCGGGCGTGCCCACCGGGCGGACCAGGGCCGCCGACCCGCACTTCGGACTCGGCGCCCTGCTGCGGCCGTTCCGCGCCGCGCTGCTGCTCGGCCTGCTCCTGGTCGCGCTGGACGCGGTCGCGCAGATCTCCGTGCCGGTGCTGGTCCGCCACGGCGTCGACCAGGGCGTGGCCCATCACGCCCGAGGGGTGCTGCTGGCCGCCGCCGCGGCCGCGGCCGCCGTGGTGGCCACCGACTGGCTGATCGGCGTCGCACAGGTCCGCACCACCGGGCGCACCGGCGAACGGCTGCTCTACACCCTGCGGGTGAAGACCTTCGCGCAACTCCAGCGGCTCGGTCTCGACTACTACGAGCGGGAGCTCGGCGGCCGGATCATGACCCGGATGACCACCGACGTCGACGCCCTGTCCACCTTCCTGCAGACCGGTCTGATCACCGCCGTGGTCAGCCTGCTGACGGTGTTCGGGGTGCTGGTCACCCTGCTGGTGATCGACACCGGGCTGGCCGTGGTGCTGCTCGGGGCGCTGCCGCTGCTGATCGGCGCCACCGCGCTCTTCCGCCGCCACTCGGTGCCCGCCTACCACGAGGCGCGGGAGCGGATCAGCGCCGTCAACGCCTGCCTCCAGGAGAACGTCACCGCCATCCGCGTCACCCAGGCGTTCCGCCGCGAGGACCGCAACGCCCAGGACTTCGCCGCCCTGGCCTGGTCCTTCCGCGACTCACGGCTGCGCGCCCAGCGGTACATGGCGACGTTCTTCCCGTTCGTGGAATTCCTCGGCACGCTGTCCACGGCCGCCGTGCTGGCCGTCGGCGCCGGCCAGGTCCGCTCCGGGCAGCTGACCGCGGGCACGCTGATCGCCTTCCTGCTCTACGTCGATCTGTTCTTCTCGCCGATCCAGCAGCTCTCCCAGGTCTTCGACGGCTATCAGCAGGCCGTCGTCGGCCTCGGCCGACTGCGCACCCTGATGCGCACCCCCGCCGGCACCCCGGCCGCGCCCTCCCCGCGCCCGGTCGGCGCGCTGCGGGGCGAGGTCGAGTTCGACGCGGTGTCCTTCGGCTACGCGGGCGGCGGCGGGCAGGAGGTGCTGCACGGCGTCAGCTTCGCGGTCGCGCCCGGCGAGACCGTGGCCCTGGTCGGCGCGACCGGCGCGGGCAAATCCACCGTGATGAAGCTCATCGCCCGCTTCTACGACCCCACTTCCGGCACGGTCCGGGTGGACGGCCACGACCTGCGCGCCCTCGACCTCGCCGCGTACCGCCGCAGGCTCGGCGTCGTCCCGCAGGAGGCCCATCTGTTCAGCGGCACGGTCCGGGACGCCATCGCCTACGGGCGGCCCGAGGCGACCGACGCCGAGGTGGAGGCCGCCGCCCGGGCGGTCGGCGCCCACGACATGGTCGCCGGCCTCGCGCGGGGCTACCTCCAGCCGGTCGGGGAGCGCGGCCGCAATCTGTCGGCCGGCCAGCGCCAGCTGCTCGCCCTGGCCCGCGCCGAACTCGTCGACCCCGACGTGCTGTTGCTCGACGAGGCCACCGCCTCGCTCGACCTGGCCACCGAGAGCCGGGTGGCCGCCGCCACCGAGGCGCTGACCCGGCGCCGTACCACCCTCGTGGTCGCCCACCGGCTGACCACCGCCGCCCGGGCCGACCGGGTGGTGGTCCTCGACCGGGGGACCGTCGTGGAGAGCGGCACCCACGCCGCGCTGCTCGCGGCGGGGGGACCGTACCGGCGGCTGTGGGACGCCTTCCGGCAGACCGGCGGCGCCGCCACCGTCGACCAGCTCAGCCCGGTCGGGTCCACCGCGGAACCGACCACCGACCACCTTGTGAACGGGAGCGCACGATGACGCAGTACCGCCCCTTCGGACGTACCGGCGTGCAGGTCAGCCCGCTGTGCCTGGGCGCCATGATGTTCGGCCCTCGGGGCAATCCGGACCACGCCGACAGCATCCGGATCATCCACCACGCCCTGGACTCGGGCATCAACTTCGTGGACACCGCGGACGTCTACTCGGCCGGCGAGTCCGAGACCATCGTCGGCAAGGCGCTGGCCGGCGGCCGCCGGGACCATGTGGTGCTCGCCACCAAGTTCCACGGCAGCCTCGGCACCGACCCGAACGAGAAGGGCAACTCCCGCCGCTGGATCGTCAAGGAGGTCGAGAACAGCCTGCGCCGCCTGGGCACCGACTGGATCGACCTCTACCAGGTGCACCGGCCGGAGCCCGACACCGACTTCGACGAGACCCTGGGCGCCCTGACCGACCTGGTACGGCAAGGCAAGATCCGCTACATCGGCACCTCCACCTTCGAGCCGTCGGCGATCGTCGAGGGCCAGTGGATCGCCGAGCGGCGCGGCCGGGAGCGGGTGGTCGCCGAACAGCCGCCGTACTCGCTGCTGGCCCGCGGCATCGAGCGCGAGGTGCTGCCGGTCGCCCAGCGGTACGGCCTCGCGGTGCTGTCCTGGTCCCCGCTGGCCGGGGGCTGGCTCTCCGGGCGCTACCGCAAGGGCGCCGACCAGCCCGCCTCCAGCCGCGCGCAGCGGCAGGCGGCCCGCTTCGACATCGGCTCGCCGGAGAACGCGGCCAAGCTCGCCGCCGCCGACGCGCTCGCCGAACTCGCCGACGAGGCCGGGCTGACGCTGGTGCAGCTCGCGCTCGCCTTCGTCCTCGAACACCCGGTGGTCACCTCGGCGATCATCGGGCCGCGTACGTTTGAGCAGTTGGAGAGCCAGCTCGGCGCCGACAAGATCACGCTGAGCCGTGACGTGCTCGACCGGATCGACGAGATCGTGCCGCCGGGCACCAACCTCTCGGCGCGCGACGCCGGTTACACCCCGGCCGTGCTCACCGAGCCGGGCCTGCGCCGCCGGGGCGGCCGCTGACGCGACGCCGGTCCGGGCGCCGGAAACGCCAACGCGCCGCCCACGAGCCGCTGTTCACGGTTCGCGGGCGGCGCGCGGCCGGCCGGTCAGGCGGCCGGCTGTCCCCAGGCGTCGGCCAGCAACTCGAAGGAACGGACCCTGGAGTCGTGGTCGTGGGTGATCGTGGTGACCAGCAACTCATCGGCCTGCGTGGCCTGTTGCAGCACCCGCAGCCGCTCGGCCACCGCCTGCGCGGTGCCGGTGAACTGGGTACGCACCCGGTCGTCGACCAGCGCCCGCTCCTCGTCCGTCCACTCGTGCGCGGCGGCCTCCTCCGGCGTCGGGAACGGGATCGCGCCCTGCCCGGAGCGGATGCTGTGCACCCACAGGGCGTACGGCGACGCCAGATGCCGGGCGGTCTCCTCGTCCTCGGCCACCACCACATCGGCGGAGACCAGCACATGCGGCCGCTCCAGCGCCTCGGAGGGCACGAACGCCTTGCGGTACGCCTCCACCGCCTCCAGCACGGCCGCCGGACTGACGTGGTAGTTCGCCCCGAACGGCAGCCCCAGCGCGCCCGCGGCCTGCGCGCTCGCCCCCGCGCTGCTGCCCAGGATCCACAGCTGGAGGTCCGCGCCCTCACCGGGCAGCGCGTGCGCCTCCAGGCCCTCCGGGGTGCGGTGGTCACCGCGGATCAGCGCCTGGATCTGGTCCACCTGGTCCCGGTACTCCGGCAGGTCGGCGCCCGGGAACTGCACCAGCTGGATGTAGCGGGTGAGCAGCGGGGAGCCGATCAGCCGGCTGAAGTCGTACGGCGCCGGGATCAGCAGACCCTCCGGGGTCCAGCGGTCCTCGACGTGCTTGGGCGCCGGGCGGGAAACCGCGGGCGCGCCCTTCCCGTCCTTCGCGCCCGGCTGGCGGAAGCCGGAGCGGCCGAGCCCGAGGTCGATCCGGCCGGGGAAGAGGGCGTCGAGCAGCCCGAACTCCTCGACCACCGACAGCGGGGTGCGGTGCCCGAGCTGCACCGCGCCGGCCCCCACCCGTATCCGCTCGGTGGCCGACGCGACGAGCTGGATCAGCAGCGCGGGCGAGATCCCGGCCACGCCGGTGGCCAGATGGTGTTCGGCCGACCAGTATCTGGCGTATCCGGCGGCCTCCGCGCGCTGCGCGAGATCCACCGTGTTGCGCAGCGCCTGCGCCGGGGTGGAGCCCGAGCTGATCGGGGACAGATCGAGTACGGACAGCGGTACGGCCGGGGTTTCGGGCTGTGCGGGAACGCTCATGCGGCGCCGCCTTCCTGGTTCGTGGTGTGCGCGGCGCCGTTCCGCGCCTCGACGAGGTCGGTCGCGGCCTCGGTCGGGCTGAGCGCGGTCGGCCCCCAGGCGAACGGCGGGTCCGGGATCTCCTTGCGGAGCACCGGCGCGATGTCGGACTGGAAGAGCTCCAGCGTGCTGCGGTGCTGGGCGTCGGTCAGTCCGCTGGCGTCGGCGTGCAGATGCAGCACGGAGTGGCCGAACTGCTCGTGGTAGCGGTGCACCTTCTCGATGACCTGCTGCGGACTGCCGATCAGCGCGGAGCTGCGCTCGACGAAGTCCTCCAGGGTCGGGAAGACCGGCTCGGCGCCCAGCTTCTTCTGGAAGGCGAGATGGCCCTCGAAGACCGGCCGGTAGGCGGCGATCGCCTCCTGCGAGGTGCGGGCCGCGTAGTAGCCCGCCGAGCCCGCGCCGACCGTGGCCAGCGCCGGGTCGTGGCCGTACGCCTCCCACTGCTGCCGGTAGTAGCGGATCAGCTCGGCGTAGGGCTCGATCGGGTTGGTGACGTTCGCCGAGAACAGCGGGTCGCCGTACCGGGCGGCCAGGTCCACCGACTCACGGCTGGTGGCGCTGCCGTGCCAGACCCGGATCGGCTGCTGGAGGGGGCGCGGCCACACCTCGGCCTCGTCGAGCGAGGGGCGGAAGCGCGGCTGCGCGGTGACCTTGTCCTGCCGCCAGACCTGCCGGAACAGCTCGTAGCTCTCCGCGTTGCGGTCCCACTGGTCCTCGGTGGAGACATGGAAGAGCTCGCGCTGCGCCGAGCCGTTGCCCTTGCCGATGATCAGCTCCAGGCGGCCCTCGGCGAGATGGTCGAGAGTGGCGTAGTCCTCGAAGGCGCGCACCGGGTCGAGCAGGCTCAGCGTGGTCACCGCGGTGAACAGCCGGATCCGCGAGGTGAGCGCGGCGATGTGGCTGAGCACCACCGGCGGCGAGGAGGAGATGAACGGGCGCTCGTGCCGCTCGCCGACGCCGAAGCCGTCGAATCCCAGCTCCTCGGCGAGCAGCGCGTTGTCGATGACCTCGCGGAAGCGGTCGCCGGTCGACTTCTTGACCCCGGTCACCGGGTCGGGCGCGTGCACGATCAGGGTGATGGAGAGGAACTTCACGAGGCGGCCTC
It encodes the following:
- a CDS encoding aldo/keto reductase; this encodes MTQYRPFGRTGVQVSPLCLGAMMFGPRGNPDHADSIRIIHHALDSGINFVDTADVYSAGESETIVGKALAGGRRDHVVLATKFHGSLGTDPNEKGNSRRWIVKEVENSLRRLGTDWIDLYQVHRPEPDTDFDETLGALTDLVRQGKIRYIGTSTFEPSAIVEGQWIAERRGRERVVAEQPPYSLLARGIEREVLPVAQRYGLAVLSWSPLAGGWLSGRYRKGADQPASSRAQRQAARFDIGSPENAAKLAAADALAELADEAGLTLVQLALAFVLEHPVVTSAIIGPRTFEQLESQLGADKITLSRDVLDRIDEIVPPGTNLSARDAGYTPAVLTEPGLRRRGGR
- a CDS encoding LLM class flavin-dependent oxidoreductase, whose amino-acid sequence is MKFLSITLIVHAPDPVTGVKKSTGDRFREVIDNALLAEELGFDGFGVGERHERPFISSSPPVVLSHIAALTSRIRLFTAVTTLSLLDPVRAFEDYATLDHLAEGRLELIIGKGNGSAQRELFHVSTEDQWDRNAESYELFRQVWRQDKVTAQPRFRPSLDEAEVWPRPLQQPIRVWHGSATSRESVDLAARYGDPLFSANVTNPIEPYAELIRYYRQQWEAYGHDPALATVGAGSAGYYAARTSQEAIAAYRPVFEGHLAFQKKLGAEPVFPTLEDFVERSSALIGSPQQVIEKVHRYHEQFGHSVLHLHADASGLTDAQHRSTLELFQSDIAPVLRKEIPDPPFAWGPTALSPTEAATDLVEARNGAAHTTNQEGGAA
- a CDS encoding LLM class flavin-dependent oxidoreductase; amino-acid sequence: MSVPAQPETPAVPLSVLDLSPISSGSTPAQALRNTVDLAQRAEAAGYARYWSAEHHLATGVAGISPALLIQLVASATERIRVGAGAVQLGHRTPLSVVEEFGLLDALFPGRIDLGLGRSGFRQPGAKDGKGAPAVSRPAPKHVEDRWTPEGLLIPAPYDFSRLIGSPLLTRYIQLVQFPGADLPEYRDQVDQIQALIRGDHRTPEGLEAHALPGEGADLQLWILGSSAGASAQAAGALGLPFGANYHVSPAAVLEAVEAYRKAFVPSEALERPHVLVSADVVVAEDEETARHLASPYALWVHSIRSGQGAIPFPTPEEAAAHEWTDEERALVDDRVRTQFTGTAQAVAERLRVLQQATQADELLVTTITHDHDSRVRSFELLADAWGQPAA